Proteins found in one Nitratiruptor sp. SB155-2 genomic segment:
- a CDS encoding PD-(D/E)XK nuclease family protein translates to MSVLIRPSSVHSFFDCPYRWAQIHLLGIRSFGNFQTLRGTGVHAGAEEIWEESQKAGSKTFSLSAAKDRAAETVEKRVEEEEFRFEDFETPEQAKDDAVKGVEVYAKEIVPKVDIPIQVEHYFEAELDDDIKIGGTTDSINPDGKIRDIKTSTRKVQPSKYIEQLSIYKRLAEVNDIKTQDKAIIENVVFLKNNIGAHVMEVQIDVEGTKRKIDDIVKRIKLWKEANDEFGKLDILFPPNPNSFMCSEKFCPIYNSCYIKNDVPV, encoded by the coding sequence ATGAGCGTCCTCATACGCCCATCGAGTGTCCACAGTTTTTTTGACTGTCCATACAGGTGGGCGCAAATTCATCTATTAGGCATTAGGAGCTTTGGAAATTTCCAAACACTTCGAGGCACTGGTGTCCACGCTGGCGCTGAGGAGATTTGGGAGGAGAGTCAAAAGGCTGGATCAAAAACGTTCAGCCTATCTGCAGCAAAAGACAGAGCAGCAGAAACTGTTGAGAAAAGAGTTGAGGAAGAAGAGTTTCGTTTTGAGGATTTCGAAACACCAGAACAAGCGAAAGACGATGCTGTAAAAGGCGTTGAAGTGTACGCAAAAGAGATAGTGCCAAAAGTCGACATCCCGATACAGGTAGAGCATTACTTCGAAGCTGAACTTGACGATGACATCAAGATAGGCGGGACCACAGACTCTATCAACCCAGACGGAAAGATAAGAGATATCAAGACATCCACAAGGAAAGTGCAACCAAGCAAATATATCGAGCAGCTTTCCATATATAAGCGCCTTGCGGAGGTAAACGACATCAAAACGCAAGACAAGGCAATCATAGAAAACGTTGTCTTCTTGAAAAACAACATCGGCGCTCACGTAATGGAAGTGCAGATCGACGTTGAAGGCACGAAACGAAAGATTGACGACATAGTGAAACGAATAAAACTGTGGAAAGAGGCGAATGACGAGTTCGGCAAGCTCGACATCCTCTTTCCACCCAACCCCAACTCCTTCATGTGTTCAGAGAAGTTTTGCCCGATATACAACTCTTGCTACATCAAGAACGATGTCCCAGTTTGA
- a CDS encoding ssDNA-binding protein, with translation MANLAKQPIITPRGKLRWVFVTGQGRPNLNGENQYQAVLVLPDGSKEADDLIAQIEQFWEDNKPKNARDPKSMGYRTNKDGEIEFNFKTSTTFPDGTAKKVKIFDSRAVEVTRELKIGNGSEGRISGMMAIYDNGPNKGVTLYLNSIQLLKYKEYDGSSAAGFEPVEDGGFTADDVPFDTSIEPAIAGDYEPQPAKPKRRF, from the coding sequence ATGGCAAACTTGGCAAAACAACCAATCATTACTCCAAGGGGCAAATTGAGATGGGTGTTCGTCACAGGACAGGGGCGACCAAACCTAAACGGAGAGAATCAATACCAAGCGGTGCTTGTATTGCCAGACGGCTCCAAGGAAGCAGACGATCTCATAGCGCAAATCGAGCAGTTTTGGGAGGATAACAAACCAAAAAACGCAAGAGATCCAAAGAGCATGGGTTACAGGACCAACAAAGATGGAGAAATTGAGTTCAACTTCAAAACATCAACCACTTTCCCAGATGGCACAGCGAAAAAGGTAAAAATATTCGATTCAAGAGCCGTAGAGGTGACAAGAGAACTGAAAATAGGCAACGGGTCAGAAGGACGCATAAGCGGTATGATGGCTATCTATGACAATGGACCAAACAAAGGTGTGACTTTGTATCTCAACTCCATCCAGCTGCTCAAATACAAAGAATATGACGGCAGCAGCGCTGCTGGATTCGAACCAGTAGAGGATGGAGGCTTCACAGCAGATGACGTTCCATTCGACACATCAATAGAGCCTGCAATCGCTGGAGACTACGAGCCTCAACCAGCAAAACCAAAACGAAGGTTCTAA
- a CDS encoding LexA family transcriptional regulator has translation MSNKIVDKLQSKVNSLTNELSHWYERLKFFREKVLDIPQGEFAKRIDTDVTAVSRYERGAGAKKITYNIKSRLKDAFGEEVAQWIATGELPQIDQKSDVKPVLQTNESCKEGYPVHILSVRPSAGKTTNFEAIDIFDSGQSAIIDKIFIKKPVKGRLRAMQVDGYSMIPMLFPDSWVIVDETKEFTGDGLYVINFDNVLMVKLLEMNLNTGNLWVKSANPDYDSWEIKADDQRHFEIYGKVIRCII, from the coding sequence ATGTCTAATAAAATTGTAGACAAATTACAATCAAAAGTCAATAGTTTGACTAATGAACTTTCGCATTGGTATGAAAGATTGAAGTTTTTCAGGGAAAAAGTTCTTGATATACCGCAAGGGGAGTTTGCAAAAAGAATAGATACAGATGTAACAGCTGTAAGTAGATATGAAAGAGGTGCTGGTGCAAAGAAGATAACTTACAATATAAAAAGCAGGTTAAAAGATGCATTTGGCGAAGAGGTAGCACAATGGATCGCTACAGGCGAGCTGCCACAAATTGATCAAAAATCAGATGTCAAACCAGTATTGCAAACGAATGAGAGCTGCAAGGAAGGCTACCCTGTCCACATTCTCTCGGTCCGACCAAGCGCAGGCAAAACCACAAACTTCGAGGCGATAGATATTTTTGACAGTGGACAATCTGCGATCATAGACAAAATATTCATCAAAAAGCCCGTCAAAGGCAGACTCAGAGCCATGCAGGTAGACGGCTACTCCATGATCCCTATGCTTTTTCCTGATAGCTGGGTGATTGTGGACGAAACGAAAGAGTTCACTGGAGACGGGCTCTATGTGATCAACTTCGACAACGTTCTTATGGTAAAGCTTCTCGAGATGAATCTAAATACAGGCAACTTGTGGGTGAAAAGTGCGAATCCGGATTATGATAGCTGGGAGATAAAAGCCGACGATCAAAGACACTTTGAGATCTACGGCAAGGTTATTAGGTGCATCATATAA
- a CDS encoding phage regulatory CII family protein: MYKHPFIYEAIKEAFDDFKKNHGYNPSDMIADELGLRGQNRKQQLYNKLNPYSEKHLKVDELIIILNMLLDSNHIVLRALANHYGYTLSKQETRSSKISVIQLVMNTNFAMEMELGEFAKDVMESVEDGEIDYDEAVRLRKKIKKFKNTLDALDAKLREMTE; the protein is encoded by the coding sequence ATGTATAAACACCCGTTTATCTATGAAGCCATCAAAGAAGCCTTCGACGACTTTAAAAAAAATCATGGCTATAACCCGTCCGATATGATCGCCGATGAGCTTGGGCTGCGTGGTCAGAACCGCAAACAACAGCTTTACAACAAACTCAACCCGTACAGCGAAAAACACCTTAAGGTCGATGAATTAATCATTATACTAAACATGCTCTTAGATTCAAATCACATCGTTTTGAGGGCGTTGGCAAACCATTATGGATACACATTAAGCAAACAAGAGACCAGATCAAGCAAGATAAGCGTCATCCAGCTTGTGATGAATACAAATTTCGCCATGGAGATGGAGCTTGGAGAGTTTGCAAAAGATGTGATGGAGTCGGTGGAAGATGGCGAGATCGACTACGACGAAGCGGTGAGGTTGCGTAAGAAGATAAAGAAATTCAAAAACACTCTTGACGCACTCGACGCCAAGCTTAGAGAGATGACAGAATGA
- a CDS encoding NrS-1 polymerase-like domain-containing protein has protein sequence MEIPAIKALSRYAQWVIWKKERDTKIPYNPNNGKKASSTDPLAWGDIDEAQAGLVRYGANGLGFVLTKSDPFVFIDLDHVLDENKRVKCEWARQLLKEIKSYTEISPSGDGLHVVVSGKLPDYIKHKTKFDDGSALEVYESGRYMTITGEVFDGRDDIKELDLSILGEFAEHKIETKNAPVQIESATTLDDEAIIDLMKRKGQWPDAPKDGDDWSSLDMSFANRLAFWCGKDIERMDRIFRQSPLMRQKWDRPTAGSTYGRITLKKACDFVDSVYDPALRNESDCPFEPYNEEGGPRNDKEEKDPLWLYKVLLTKGIEVWFDIKLEKYGIKRNNRVDYIAKSSLQQIVFEIIGKTPKNIAVPTYIGAYEPSKPEKWEEEGIKYINLFKPTPLMKVKPVKEMPEIVKNLLLNLFDYDAKSMGLFINWLAFIYQYKERTGVAWIFMGKQGTGKGLLVDLLKKIFEEHMSSNITDANLDSQFNPYLYNKLIVHLNEVSADNRKSRMLVKNRLKTWITDETLYINRKNMKEVEIKNFCNFIINSNETIPVDIEDSDRRFNVIECNNVLKEQEWWTTESYQEILNNAEGFAKYLAGIKVDRSKVNEVVMSEKKKAIVETTESVLKQIAKALTDRDIEWFLDNGLEGVVEKNIVNDFQWEELQEAITTGVIPNKYLMIIVEQILGDSKTITWIKRNIITPYQVGETTVVKMAGKPIRAIVVG, from the coding sequence ATGGAAATACCTGCAATCAAGGCGCTTTCCAGATACGCCCAATGGGTTATTTGGAAAAAAGAGAGAGATACGAAAATCCCATATAATCCAAACAACGGCAAAAAAGCCTCTTCCACAGACCCTCTCGCATGGGGTGATATAGACGAAGCGCAGGCCGGACTTGTTAGGTATGGCGCAAACGGACTTGGATTCGTGCTCACCAAATCCGATCCGTTTGTTTTTATAGACCTTGATCATGTGCTAGATGAAAACAAACGAGTCAAGTGCGAATGGGCGAGGCAGCTGCTTAAAGAGATAAAGAGCTACACAGAAATCTCTCCAAGCGGTGACGGGCTGCATGTCGTCGTAAGCGGAAAACTTCCAGACTATATCAAACATAAAACAAAATTTGATGACGGCAGTGCGCTTGAAGTGTATGAGAGCGGACGATATATGACAATTACAGGCGAAGTGTTCGATGGCCGTGACGATATCAAAGAGCTTGATCTAAGTATACTTGGTGAATTTGCAGAGCATAAAATAGAAACAAAAAATGCTCCAGTGCAAATTGAAAGTGCAACCACACTTGATGATGAAGCCATCATCGATCTTATGAAGCGCAAGGGACAGTGGCCAGACGCTCCAAAAGATGGCGACGACTGGAGCAGTCTTGATATGAGCTTTGCGAACAGGCTTGCGTTCTGGTGTGGAAAAGATATAGAGAGAATGGACAGGATATTCAGACAGTCACCTCTGATGCGCCAGAAGTGGGACAGGCCGACTGCAGGCAGCACTTATGGACGCATAACGCTAAAAAAAGCATGTGACTTTGTGGACAGCGTATATGATCCTGCTTTGAGAAACGAAAGTGACTGTCCATTCGAGCCGTACAACGAAGAAGGCGGACCGAGAAACGACAAAGAGGAGAAAGACCCTCTATGGCTTTATAAAGTGCTTCTTACGAAAGGGATAGAGGTTTGGTTTGATATAAAGCTTGAAAAATACGGCATAAAGCGAAACAATAGAGTGGACTACATAGCAAAATCAAGCTTGCAGCAGATAGTCTTTGAAATTATTGGCAAAACGCCAAAAAATATTGCCGTGCCAACATATATCGGCGCATACGAGCCAAGCAAGCCGGAGAAGTGGGAAGAGGAAGGCATCAAGTATATCAATCTTTTCAAGCCGACTCCGCTTATGAAGGTGAAGCCTGTAAAAGAGATGCCAGAGATTGTGAAAAATCTGCTTCTCAATCTTTTTGACTACGACGCAAAGTCAATGGGATTGTTTATCAACTGGCTGGCGTTTATATATCAGTATAAGGAGAGAACAGGCGTCGCTTGGATATTCATGGGCAAGCAGGGCACGGGTAAAGGCTTGCTTGTAGATTTGCTCAAAAAGATATTTGAAGAGCATATGAGCTCAAATATCACCGATGCAAATCTTGATAGTCAGTTCAACCCGTATCTATACAACAAACTCATTGTGCATCTCAATGAAGTAAGTGCGGATAATCGAAAAAGCAGAATGCTTGTTAAAAACCGATTAAAAACATGGATCACAGATGAGACGCTTTACATAAACAGAAAAAACATGAAAGAGGTTGAGATTAAAAACTTCTGTAACTTTATCATAAACTCCAACGAAACGATCCCAGTTGATATAGAGGACAGCGACAGACGGTTCAACGTTATCGAGTGCAACAACGTCCTCAAAGAGCAAGAGTGGTGGACAACGGAGAGCTATCAAGAAATCTTGAACAATGCGGAAGGCTTTGCGAAGTATCTTGCAGGAATCAAGGTGGATCGTTCAAAGGTAAACGAAGTCGTAATGAGCGAGAAAAAGAAAGCTATCGTAGAAACCACAGAAAGTGTGTTGAAGCAAATTGCAAAAGCTTTGACAGACAGAGACATTGAGTGGTTTTTGGATAACGGGCTTGAAGGGGTCGTCGAGAAAAATATCGTTAATGATTTTCAATGGGAAGAACTGCAAGAGGCCATCACCACAGGGGTGATACCTAATAAATATTTGATGATAATCGTCGAGCAGATTCTTGGTGACAGCAAGACAATTACCTGGATCAAGCGCAATATAATCACACCATATCAAGTTGGTGAGACAACAGTGGTCAAAATGGCTGGAAAGCCCATCAGGGCGATAGTCGTGGGGTGA
- a CDS encoding terminase small subunit yields MDKKLTQKQEKFCLEYVKTGNASEAYRKAYNANKMKDETIWSKASILLEKDKVRARVEELRKKAEDEAIMSVSELMKFYTEVIRHDKTTMKDRLKAADQLSKLRGDYTQKIEHKGIVPVDVEIVIGKN; encoded by the coding sequence ATGGATAAGAAACTTACCCAGAAGCAGGAAAAATTTTGCTTGGAATATGTAAAAACCGGTAATGCAAGTGAAGCATACAGGAAGGCGTATAACGCAAATAAGATGAAGGATGAAACTATTTGGTCAAAAGCTTCAATATTGTTGGAAAAGGATAAGGTTAGGGCAAGGGTTGAAGAGCTACGAAAAAAAGCTGAAGATGAAGCGATCATGAGTGTGAGCGAACTTATGAAATTCTATACAGAAGTAATACGACACGACAAGACAACAATGAAAGACAGACTCAAAGCAGCTGATCAACTGAGCAAACTTAGAGGCGACTATACGCAAAAGATCGAGCACAAAGGTATCGTGCCGGTTGACGTGGAGATAGTCATTGGCAAAAATTAA
- a CDS encoding PBSX family phage terminase large subunit — translation MAKIKYIPLKPFEALVKPYRYKVYYGGRGSAKSYNFALTLLVLASKQPLRILCAREFQNSISDSVHRLLSDLIDKYHLPNFEVTQREIRNKLTGSEFIFKGLRHNIQSIKSTEGVDICWVEEAQTVSEESWQILIPTIRKPGSEIWVSFNPYFVEDPTYQRFVVNPPSNAFVKKVTYKDNPYFPDVLREEMEYDKKTDYERYMHVWEGECITYSDAQVFRDKFAIDTIDVGNSKEVYYGADWGFAVDPTTLVRVWVVGEYLYIDQEAYKVGCTLDDTPSLFDKIVGSRSHIIRADSSRPETINFLNSRGFTIKPAPKWPGSVEDGIEFMKSFKKIIINPNCKHTAEEFRLYSYKTNSAGDILPQLEDKNNHCIDAIRYALSPLIRKRSSAKSMKIGLI, via the coding sequence TTGGCAAAAATTAAATATATTCCACTAAAGCCATTTGAAGCGCTAGTGAAGCCGTATCGGTATAAAGTCTATTATGGCGGGAGAGGAAGTGCCAAAAGCTACAATTTCGCATTGACGCTGCTCGTACTTGCAAGCAAACAACCACTTCGCATTCTTTGTGCCAGAGAATTTCAAAACTCCATCAGCGACAGCGTTCATCGTCTCTTGAGCGATCTCATAGACAAATACCATCTGCCAAACTTTGAAGTGACGCAAAGAGAGATCAGGAACAAACTGACTGGAAGCGAGTTTATTTTTAAAGGGCTCAGGCACAACATCCAGTCCATAAAATCCACTGAAGGCGTGGATATATGCTGGGTGGAAGAGGCACAAACGGTGAGCGAGGAGAGCTGGCAGATACTTATCCCAACCATCAGAAAGCCAGGAAGCGAGATATGGGTCAGTTTCAACCCATACTTTGTAGAAGATCCGACATACCAAAGATTTGTAGTCAATCCTCCATCGAACGCTTTTGTCAAAAAAGTAACGTACAAAGATAACCCATATTTTCCAGATGTTTTACGAGAAGAGATGGAGTACGATAAAAAAACGGATTATGAGCGGTATATGCACGTTTGGGAGGGCGAATGTATCACCTACAGCGATGCGCAGGTATTTAGGGATAAATTTGCAATCGATACGATAGATGTTGGCAACTCTAAAGAGGTTTACTATGGTGCTGACTGGGGCTTTGCGGTGGATCCGACTACACTTGTAAGAGTGTGGGTAGTAGGAGAGTATCTCTACATCGACCAAGAGGCATACAAAGTAGGCTGCACCCTTGATGATACGCCAAGTCTGTTTGACAAAATCGTAGGCAGCAGGAGCCATATTATAAGAGCGGACAGCTCACGCCCAGAGACGATAAATTTTCTCAATTCAAGAGGATTTACGATAAAACCCGCTCCAAAATGGCCAGGAAGCGTGGAAGATGGGATCGAGTTTATGAAAAGTTTCAAAAAGATAATTATCAATCCAAACTGTAAGCATACAGCCGAAGAGTTTAGGCTCTATAGCTACAAAACAAATAGCGCTGGAGACATATTGCCGCAACTTGAAGATAAAAACAATCACTGCATTGATGCTATCAGGTATGCATTATCGCCTTTGATTCGCAAAAGAAGCAGTGCAAAATCAATGAAGATAGGATTGATATGA